The Paenibacillus amylolyticus genome contains the following window.
TCATGTATGAGTTTGAGCAATTCCGGATGACTTTTCACCCGATAACCATTGACGAAAAATATCGCTTTAGCATTATGTTTATCCAACGTGTCGATTAGTGAATTAATCATTTTTTCTTCTTTGGGTCCGTCATCAAACGTCAACAAAACCACTTTGCTTGGGCTCTTGTCATCATTCGGCTTAATATAATAATTTTCATTCATATGATACGTCTTATCCACATGCCGTTCTGTCTGAATCTGCTTCGGAGGTTCCGACTCTTCGTTTGTCTCAGTGGTTTTGCCGTTTGAAGGGTCGGTCCCGCTAGTCTCTGGTTCTGCTGTTTCAATGGGGTTAGAATTACTTTGCTCTTCTTGAATTGTGGTTGAGGGTTTGCTTGTGGATGCCGAATCATCTGATGTTTTTTCGTCGGCTGTCCCACAGGCGGATAACAGCAAACTTGCAGTTATAATCAATGCTGCGGCATGTCTGAACATGATTTCAACTCACTTTCCTGTATTTATGCGGAATGAGATCACTCACTCCCGCAAACACTAAGTATGATTTTAACACTTAAAGGAGGTTGGTGTAATGAAGACGTCATCCTTTTTTTGGGGCATTGTTATTGGTGTTGCAGCCAGTTCATGGTTGACCAAAGGCAGATTGCCCTTAATGTCATCGGGTTCG
Protein-coding sequences here:
- a CDS encoding polysaccharide deacetylase family protein, with the translated sequence MFRHAAALIITASLLLSACGTADEKTSDDSASTSKPSTTIQEEQSNSNPIETAEPETSGTDPSNGKTTETNEESEPPKQIQTERHVDKTYHMNENYYIKPNDDKSPSKVVLLTFDDGPKEEKMINSLIDTLDKHNAKAIFFVNGYRVKSHPELLKLIHERNQIVGNHAWDHEDLKKMSTAEAAKQVTDVQKIVKDTIGEEPQFFRPPFGSGNDALKATVKKNGMLYMTWSNGSLDWDKSTKNKPEKVIQNVLDQLNPGSNILMHELPWTVEALDELLTKLEKKGYSFVDPRAIELEAR